One segment of Macrotis lagotis isolate mMagLag1 chromosome 1, bilby.v1.9.chrom.fasta, whole genome shotgun sequence DNA contains the following:
- the LOC141517479 gene encoding olfactory receptor 1N2-like produces MELENQTIVSEFLLLGLSEQPEQQLILFGLFLVMYLITVVGNISIILAIGSDSHLHSPMYFFVANLSFADICFISTTVPKMLANIWTQSQTISYEGCLTQMHFFMTFGALDDFLLGVMAYDCYVAICHPLHYATVMNSGICVLLLAVCWFLTNFAAFLHTFLMTGLTFCAENSIPHFFCDLTPLLSLSCSDTSINQLILFIVGSIVLTAPLTLIVISYINIISAILRIPSTSGRWKTFSTCGSHLTVVSLFYGAAIGVYLCPPSTHSAGKDRIAAVLYTVDTPIMNPFIYSLRNRDMKGALGKLFGRKALSS; encoded by the coding sequence ATGGAATTAGAAAATCAGACAATTGTATCTGAATTCCTTCTCTTGGGACTCTCTGAACAACCGGAGCAACAGTTGATTCTTTTTGGACTGTTCCTGGTCATGTACCTGATCACTGTGGTAGGAAATATTTCCATCATCCTGGCAATTGGCTCTGATTCACATTTGCACAGTCCTATGTATTTCTTTGTGGCAAATCTGTCCTTTGCTGACATCTGTTTCATTTCTACCACTGTTCCCAAAATGCTGGCAAACATCTGGACCCAGAGTCAGACCATATCCTATGAAGGCTGCCTGACTCAGATGCATTTTTTCATGACATTTGGGGCCCTTGATGATTTTCTTCTGGGAGTAATGGCATATGACTGTTATGTAGCAATCTGTCACCCCCTTCACTATGCCACAGTTATGAACTCAGGAATTTGTGTTCTACTGTTAGCTGTGTGTTGGTTTCTCACCAATTTTGCTGCCTTTTTACATACTTTCCTCATGACTGGCTTGACTTTCTGTGCAGAGAATAGCATTCCTCACTTCTTTTGTGACTTGACCCCTTTGCTATCACTCTCCTGCTCAGACACTAGCATTAATCAATTGATATTGTTCATTGTGGGATCAATAGTCCTCACTGCTCCCTTAACTCTTATTGTCATCTCTTACATCAACATTATCTCTGCCATTCTAAGAATACCATCTACCTCTGGTAGGTGGAAAACCTTTTCTACCTGTGGTTCACATCTCACAGTGGTTTCCCTATTCTATGGGGCAGCTATTGGGGTCTATCTGTGTCCACCATCCACACATTCTGCTGGGAAAGACAGAATTGCTGCTGTTCTATATACTGTAGACACTCCTATAATGAACCCTTTCATATATAGCCTAAGGAACAGGGACATGAAGGGGGCTTTGGGGAAACTCTTTGGTAGGAAGGCATTATCTTCTTAG